One window of Rhinolophus ferrumequinum isolate MPI-CBG mRhiFer1 chromosome 26, mRhiFer1_v1.p, whole genome shotgun sequence genomic DNA carries:
- the SHH gene encoding sonic hedgehog protein isoform X2: MLTSVGSPFSWQRCKDKLNALAISVMNQWPGVKLRVTEGWDEDGHHSEESLHYEGRAVDITTSDRDRSKYGMLARLAVEAGFDWVYYESKAHIHCSVKAENSVAAKSGGCFPGSATVHLEQGGTKLVKDLRPGDRVLSADDQGRLLYSDFLTFLDRDDGAKKVFYVIETREPRERLLLTAAHLLFVAPHNESGAGRPPGGAPGRRALFASRVRPGQRVYVVAERGGDRRLLPAAVHSVTLREEATGAYAPLTAQGTILINRVLASCYAVIEEHSWAHRAFAPFRLAHALLAALAPLRTDRGGDGGGGGGGRVLPPAPGAPEAADAPGAAGIHWYSQLLYQIGTWLLDSEALHPLGMAVKSS, encoded by the exons ATGCTAACGTCTGTGGGGTCCCCCTTCTCTTGGCAGAGGTGTAAGGACAAGTTAAATGCTTTGGCCATCTCAGTGATGAACCAATGGCCGGGAGTGAAGCTTCGGGTGACCGAGGGCTGGGACGAGGACGGCCACCACTCGGAGGAGTCACTGCACTATGAAGGCCGCGCCGTGGACATCACCACATCCGACCGCGACCGAAGCAAGTACGGCATGCTGGCACGCCTGGCAGTAGAGGCCGGCTTCGACTGGGTGTACTACGAGTCTAAAGCTCACATCCACTGCTCCGTGAAAGCAG AGAACTCAGTGGCGGCCAAATCGGGCGGCTGCTTCCCAGGCTCGGCCACGGTGCACCTGGAACAGGGCGGCACCAAGCTGGTGAAGGATCTTCGCCCTGGGGACCGCGTGCTGTCGGCCGACGACCAGGGCCGGCTGCTCTACAGCGACTTCCTCACCTTCCTGGACCGCGACGACGGGGCCAAGAAGGTCTTCTACGTGATCGAGACGCGGGAGCCCCGCGAGCGCCTGCTGCTAACCGCCGCGCATTTGCTCTTCGTCGCGCCGCACAACGAGTCGGGCGCTGGGCGGCCGCCGGGGGGCGCGCCGGGGCGCCGGGCGCTCTTCGCCAGCCGCGTGCGGCCGGGCCAGCGCGTGTACGTGGTGGCCGAGCGCGGCGGGGACCGCCGATTGCTGCCGGCCGCGGTGCACAGCGTGACGCTGCGCGAGGAAGCCACGGGCGCGTACGCGCCGCTCACGGCGCAGGGCACCATCCTCATCAACCGGGTGCTGGCATCGTGCTACGCGGTCATCGAGGAGCACAGCTGGGCGCACCGAGCCTTCGCGCCCTTCCGCCTGGCGCACGCGCTGCTGGCTGCGCTGGCGCCGCTGCGCACGGACCGCGGCGGAGacggcggcggcggaggcggtGGCCGCGTCCTGCCTCCCGCGCCAGGTGCGCCGGAGGCGGCGGATGCGCCAGGGGCCGCGGGCATCCACTGGTACTCTCAGCTGCTCTACCAAATAGGCACGTGGCTGCTGGACAGCGAGGCCCTGCACCCTCTCGGCATGGCGGTCAAGTCCAGCTGA